Proteins co-encoded in one Gehongia tenuis genomic window:
- the tmk gene encoding dTMP kinase — protein sequence MFITFEGPDGSGKSTQMELLKGFLKEKGYDVVISREPGGCPLSEEVRRLLLDPAYEVNPVAEALLYAAARAQHVAEVIRPALSAGKMVLCDRFIHSSLAYQGYGRGLGEELVMAINRPALQGVWPDATFFFDLSVSDALLRKSAQKELDRLESAGEDFHGRVIEGFRSLCAKMPEMVRLDASETVEKIQQKIRTTIELNF from the coding sequence ATGTTTATTACCTTTGAAGGCCCGGACGGTTCGGGCAAAAGCACCCAAATGGAGCTTTTGAAAGGTTTTTTGAAGGAGAAGGGCTATGATGTGGTCATCAGCCGGGAGCCCGGCGGATGCCCGCTGTCCGAGGAGGTGCGCAGGCTTCTGCTGGACCCCGCCTACGAGGTGAATCCGGTGGCGGAGGCGCTGCTGTACGCCGCAGCCCGGGCTCAGCATGTGGCCGAGGTGATTAGGCCTGCTCTAAGTGCGGGCAAGATGGTGCTCTGCGACCGGTTCATCCATTCCTCTTTGGCCTACCAAGGCTACGGACGGGGTTTGGGGGAGGAGCTGGTGATGGCCATCAACCGTCCCGCTCTGCAGGGTGTCTGGCCGGACGCCACCTTTTTCTTTGATCTATCCGTATCCGATGCGCTTTTGCGCAAGAGCGCTCAAAAGGAGCTGGACCGGCTGGAGAGCGCGGGCGAGGATTTCCATGGCCGGGTCATCGAGGGTTTCCGCAGTCTATGCGCAAAAATGCCGGAAATGGTGCGGCTGGATGCCAGTGAGACGGTGGAAAAGATTCAGCAAAAGATTCGGACAACCATTGAATTGAATTTTTGA
- a CDS encoding cyclic-di-AMP receptor, protein MKLIIAIVQNEDSGRLIGELMNDGYSVTKLATTGGFLRAGNTTLLLGVDEEKIEGAMKIIEKICKSRKQIATSPSPMTGGTGVYIPYPIEVTVGGATVFVLNVEDFKKM, encoded by the coding sequence ATGAAATTAATTATTGCAATCGTGCAGAATGAAGACTCCGGACGGTTGATCGGAGAGCTGATGAACGACGGCTACAGTGTAACCAAGCTGGCAACCACCGGCGGTTTCCTGCGCGCCGGCAACACCACGCTGCTCTTGGGTGTGGATGAAGAGAAGATCGAGGGCGCGATGAAGATCATCGAGAAGATCTGCAAGTCCAGGAAACAGATCGCCACGTCTCCTTCCCCCATGACCGGCGGCACGGGCGTTTATATCCCCTATCCCATCGAGGTTACCGTGGGCGGAGCGACGGTGTTCGTTCTGAACGTGGAAGATTTCAAGAAGATGTAA
- the holB gene encoding DNA polymerase III subunit delta', producing MLKSQLEGQSALVEAFLDRLSLGRIVHAYMIVGPEGSGKRTLAAYLSKAVLCEGKHPPCGQCRGCRLTLSDNHPDALTYGPEGRSLGVATVRKIIEDLSVRAYYGRRTVVIEDGEKMTTQAQNALLKILEEPPEGTVFFLLVRDANRMLPTIRSRCQLLRMGLLTPGQAATVLEGKGISREMAAEAAEFAGGVVGQALRMAKDKGFIERMEKAKRIMAGLQGGMDPFGLAELMGEKKDMGPMLDALMVLSHRDMAEGSSRARDWLAALLKARRGLDQNLGTQMVAETLFLEMSEDTKWQS from the coding sequence TTGCTAAAAAGTCAGCTTGAGGGACAATCCGCCTTGGTGGAAGCGTTTTTGGATCGGCTTTCGCTGGGGCGGATTGTTCATGCTTATATGATTGTGGGGCCGGAAGGCTCGGGCAAGAGGACCCTTGCCGCCTATCTGTCCAAAGCGGTGCTTTGCGAAGGAAAGCATCCGCCCTGCGGCCAGTGCAGGGGCTGCCGGCTCACGCTGTCGGACAACCATCCCGATGCTCTTACCTATGGACCGGAGGGACGGAGTCTCGGCGTGGCAACGGTGCGAAAGATCATTGAGGATCTGTCCGTTCGGGCCTACTACGGGCGGCGCACGGTGGTGATTGAGGACGGGGAGAAGATGACGACCCAGGCGCAAAATGCGCTGCTCAAAATTTTGGAGGAGCCGCCGGAGGGAACGGTCTTCTTTCTGCTGGTGAGGGATGCGAACCGCATGCTGCCCACCATCCGTTCCCGATGCCAGCTGCTGCGCATGGGTCTGCTCACGCCGGGGCAGGCGGCGACGGTGCTGGAGGGGAAGGGCATTTCCCGGGAAATGGCGGCGGAAGCGGCGGAGTTTGCCGGCGGTGTCGTGGGTCAGGCGCTCCGCATGGCTAAGGACAAGGGCTTCATCGAACGCATGGAAAAGGCGAAACGAATTATGGCGGGCCTCCAAGGGGGCATGGACCCTTTTGGGCTCGCAGAGCTCATGGGAGAAAAAAAAGACATGGGGCCGATGCTGGACGCTTTGATGGTTCTGAGCCACCGGGATATGGCGGAGGGATCGTCCAGAGCGCGGGACTGGCTTGCGGCGCTTCTTAAGGCCAGGCGGGGGCTGGATCAGAATCTGGGCACCCAGATGGTCGCGGAGACATTATTTTTGGAGATGTCGGAGGATACAAAATGGCAATCGTAA
- a CDS encoding HAD hydrolase-like protein: MMIVLFDLDGTLTDSREGIFHSARIALEALGLPQPADERMKAMLGPPLSDSFENILGVDPERVPEAIAHYRAYYREKGLFENRVYEGVYGMLGELKAAGLDLYLATSKPAVFAERILEKYRLDGYFTGVVGADLDPKGINHKLDIVKEAMGRYSAGRSAVMVGDRIMDMGAAKELGLGSVFCAYGYGEPREGEGADFVADSPADVAYYILEGSR, encoded by the coding sequence ATGATGATCGTACTGTTTGATCTGGATGGGACGCTCACCGATTCACGGGAGGGTATTTTTCACTCGGCGCGGATTGCATTGGAAGCCCTGGGACTGCCCCAGCCCGCCGATGAGCGGATGAAGGCCATGCTGGGGCCGCCTCTCAGCGATAGCTTTGAAAACATTCTGGGCGTGGATCCGGAGCGGGTGCCGGAGGCCATCGCCCACTACCGAGCCTACTACCGGGAGAAAGGCCTTTTTGAAAATCGGGTGTATGAAGGCGTCTACGGTATGCTGGGCGAGCTGAAGGCGGCGGGGCTGGATCTGTATCTTGCGACCTCCAAGCCCGCCGTGTTTGCTGAAAGAATTTTGGAGAAATACAGGCTGGACGGCTATTTTACCGGCGTGGTGGGCGCCGATCTTGATCCCAAGGGCATCAACCATAAGCTGGACATCGTGAAGGAGGCTATGGGGCGCTACAGCGCGGGAAGATCCGCCGTGATGGTGGGGGATCGGATCATGGATATGGGTGCGGCCAAGGAACTGGGCCTGGGATCGGTATTTTGCGCCTATGGCTATGGCGAACCCAGGGAAGGAGAAGGCGCCGATTTTGTGGCGGACAGCCCCGCGGACGTGGCTTATTATATATTGGAAGGAAGTCGCTGA